The following are encoded in a window of Bacillus sp. SORGH_AS_0510 genomic DNA:
- a CDS encoding DUF5658 family protein: MRLCVFLLFAGLLDAALTHFGIVSGFVTEGNPVMKFVINKSWSYFYLIKISLPLLLLGLFYLRPLKGWMKTLLLSTCVLYLSVLVYHAAWVILYFNTSF; the protein is encoded by the coding sequence ATGAGACTTTGTGTATTCCTGCTGTTCGCAGGGTTGCTGGATGCAGCGTTAACTCATTTTGGCATTGTTTCTGGATTTGTTACCGAAGGAAATCCAGTGATGAAGTTTGTCATTAATAAAAGCTGGTCCTATTTTTATTTGATAAAAATTTCACTTCCGCTTCTTTTGCTTGGCTTGTTTTATTTACGACCATTAAAGGGGTGGATGAAAACTCTCTTGCTTTCCACCTGTGTTCTTTACTTATCTGTCCTTGTATATCACGCAGCATGGGTTATCCTCTATTTTAATACTTCATTTTAA
- a CDS encoding MBL fold metallo-hydrolase yields the protein METEKDNKFEESFLPMSSIGNGVGIAVLPDVFCYTDQIVNLILVGNPNETHEFVLIDTGMPKSAGEIKDLIHERFGDNASPKAIILTHGHFDHVGSIAELLEDWKVPAYAHQEELPYLTGKKDYPKGDPNVDSGLVAKLSPMFPNHGIDISTYIQALPSDGSVPFMPNWQWIHTPGHTPGHVSFFREQDRTLIAGDAFVTVKQESLFKVMTQTKEISGPPKYYTTDWNAAYESVRKLEALKPQVAITGHGLPMSGKELEENLHYLLEHFNEIGRPESGRYVN from the coding sequence TTGGAAACTGAAAAGGACAATAAATTTGAGGAATCGTTTCTACCGATGTCCTCCATAGGTAATGGAGTTGGGATTGCTGTTCTTCCGGATGTTTTTTGTTATACGGACCAAATCGTCAATCTAATACTGGTGGGAAACCCAAATGAGACTCATGAGTTTGTTTTGATTGATACCGGTATGCCAAAGTCAGCGGGAGAAATTAAAGATTTGATCCATGAAAGATTCGGTGACAATGCTAGTCCAAAGGCGATCATTTTAACTCACGGTCATTTTGACCATGTGGGATCAATCGCTGAATTATTGGAAGACTGGAAGGTCCCTGCTTATGCCCATCAGGAGGAACTTCCCTATTTAACGGGAAAGAAGGATTACCCTAAGGGAGATCCGAATGTGGACAGCGGCTTAGTTGCTAAGCTTTCGCCAATGTTCCCTAACCATGGGATAGATATCAGCACATATATTCAGGCACTTCCTTCGGATGGTTCTGTGCCTTTTATGCCAAATTGGCAATGGATACATACGCCGGGACATACACCCGGTCATGTGTCTTTTTTCCGCGAACAAGATCGTACCTTAATTGCAGGGGACGCATTTGTTACTGTGAAACAGGAGTCACTTTTTAAAGTCATGACGCAAACTAAGGAAATTAGCGGACCTCCAAAATATTATACGACTGATTGGAATGCCGCCTATGAATCCGTTCGAAAGTTGGAGGCATTAAAACCACAGGTTGCGATAACTGGACACGGTTTGCCTATGAGCGGAAAAGAGCTTGAAGAGAACCTTCACTATTTGCTGGAACATTTCAATGAAATTGGAAGACCTGAAAGTGGACGTTATGTAAATTAA
- a CDS encoding heavy-metal-associated domain-containing protein: MSIIEFALNDLACTGCIGKIKRGIERTSGVEKVKILSGTGKVRIVFDEDFIHEQDISQSIHKLVLRSFD; this comes from the coding sequence ATGAGTATAATTGAATTTGCACTAAATGATCTTGCGTGTACCGGTTGTATAGGTAAAATTAAAAGAGGAATCGAAAGAACGAGTGGGGTTGAAAAGGTAAAAATCTTAAGCGGAACAGGTAAAGTAAGAATTGTGTTTGATGAAGACTTTATCCATGAACAGGATATAAGCCAGAGCATTCATAAACTAGTTTTACGTTCCTTTGATTAA
- a CDS encoding flavodoxin, giving the protein MQACLIVYASMTGNTEELARFIAEGIRKSGGSVVIKDILEVDVSELQQYDGILLGAYTWGDGELPDEFLDFYDEMSQINLLGKKAAAFGSCDSSYENRGGAVDFLTAKLKESGAEVVQEGLKIDLAPNDVEKEQCIYFGVSFMAHFSQRKGA; this is encoded by the coding sequence GTGCAAGCCTGTTTGATTGTTTACGCGAGTATGACTGGGAACACTGAAGAATTAGCCCGCTTTATTGCAGAAGGTATTCGAAAGTCCGGTGGCTCGGTGGTTATTAAGGATATTTTAGAAGTAGATGTGAGTGAGCTTCAGCAATATGACGGCATTCTTTTGGGAGCTTATACATGGGGAGATGGGGAGTTACCTGATGAGTTTCTCGACTTTTATGATGAAATGTCTCAAATTAATTTATTAGGGAAAAAAGCAGCAGCCTTCGGCTCGTGCGACTCTTCATATGAAAATCGAGGTGGGGCAGTGGATTTTTTAACCGCAAAACTAAAGGAATCGGGAGCAGAAGTCGTTCAAGAAGGATTGAAAATTGACTTAGCTCCAAACGATGTAGAAAAAGAACAATGCATTTATTTTGGAGTATCGTTTATGGCGCATTTTTCACAAAGGAAAGGAGCATAG
- a CDS encoding Crp/Fnr family transcriptional regulator produces the protein MCCEPCCSHASSCITSVPVFKKLKEDELKLLQKVTRSRQFEKGEFIFREGESSGALFVVNEGIIKLTKMSPEGKEQIVRLMFPGDFFGLPSLLRNDKHYVNAETIGKTVICLIEKKDFLQTMETNADLTYRFLLALNDRLYEADESVGYLSLMEVEQRLARALILFQEKMNAGQEKFTLPISKKDLASYIGTTPESVSRKLLAFMSKKWIHMDGQRQIQILELDRIKQVAGID, from the coding sequence ATGTGCTGTGAACCATGCTGCTCACATGCTTCATCATGCATCACATCTGTACCTGTCTTTAAGAAATTGAAAGAAGACGAATTGAAGTTACTACAAAAGGTAACCAGGAGCCGGCAATTTGAAAAAGGAGAATTTATTTTTCGTGAAGGTGAAAGTTCTGGTGCGCTTTTTGTTGTGAATGAGGGAATTATTAAGTTGACCAAAATGTCTCCAGAAGGAAAGGAACAAATTGTCCGATTGATGTTTCCAGGGGACTTCTTTGGTTTACCCTCTTTACTTAGAAATGATAAACATTATGTAAATGCTGAAACAATTGGGAAAACGGTCATATGCTTGATCGAGAAGAAGGATTTTCTACAAACCATGGAGACAAATGCGGATTTAACTTATCGCTTCTTATTAGCATTAAATGACCGGTTATATGAAGCGGATGAATCAGTAGGATATTTAAGCTTGATGGAGGTAGAGCAGCGGCTCGCTAGGGCACTGATTCTTTTTCAGGAAAAAATGAATGCCGGTCAAGAAAAATTTACCCTTCCTATTTCGAAAAAAGATTTAGCGAGTTATATTGGGACAACTCCAGAATCGGTAAGCAGAAAACTTTTAGCGTTTATGTCAAAGAAGTGGATCCATATGGATGGACAAAGACAGATACAGATTCTAGAGTTGGATCGTATTAAACAGGTAGCTGGAATCGACTAA
- a CDS encoding amino acid decarboxylase: protein MFQIVDKKAILDVRERIAKGEHPRREILNFIKAAPIGTIFEIHLPHRGEPLIATIQSLGMNVIVNEIEPMHFRLMAVKLSEL from the coding sequence ATGTTTCAAATCGTAGATAAAAAAGCAATATTGGATGTCCGTGAACGAATTGCAAAGGGAGAGCACCCACGACGTGAAATCCTAAATTTTATTAAAGCAGCTCCTATTGGAACAATCTTTGAAATTCATTTGCCGCACAGAGGTGAACCGCTAATTGCGACAATCCAATCGCTGGGAATGAATGTGATCGTTAATGAAATAGAACCGATGCACTTCCGTCTGATGGCGGTCAAATTATCTGAACTTTAG
- a CDS encoding copper resistance CopC family protein, with product MMFNKISLITALLLFLLGTNVFAHSHLEDSSPKDGAVLTESLKEIKLTFETNLEPTSTFTLADANGTAVTLPVEIKGNQLVGVLQKDLANGAYSIHWKIIGTDGHPLEGDLSFTVKLPEESSTTAQTESTDSSTQKEQTADTGLKNSDSSSKSTEDKETAAVTTTATTAEPSFKDYVIPASVALIIFVGLGSYWLIFRRKHT from the coding sequence ATGATGTTTAATAAAATATCCCTAATCACTGCTCTGTTGCTTTTTCTATTAGGAACGAATGTGTTCGCCCATTCCCATTTAGAAGATTCATCTCCTAAAGATGGTGCAGTGCTAACTGAATCACTGAAAGAAATCAAACTAACATTTGAAACAAACCTTGAACCCACTAGTACGTTTACGTTAGCAGATGCGAACGGTACAGCTGTTACCCTTCCAGTTGAAATAAAAGGCAATCAGTTAGTAGGTGTTTTGCAGAAAGATCTTGCAAATGGTGCTTATTCTATTCACTGGAAGATTATCGGGACAGATGGACATCCACTTGAGGGCGACCTTTCTTTTACAGTAAAATTACCTGAAGAAAGTAGCACAACAGCCCAAACGGAAAGTACGGATTCCTCAACTCAAAAAGAACAGACAGCAGATACAGGACTTAAAAATTCAGACTCATCATCTAAGTCAACGGAAGACAAAGAAACAGCCGCCGTCACAACGACAGCTACGACTGCTGAACCATCATTCAAGGATTATGTCATCCCAGCTTCTGTTGCCCTCATTATCTTCGTTGGATTGGGGAGCTACTGGTTAATTTTTAGAAGGAAGCATACTTAA
- a CDS encoding copper resistance D family protein, giving the protein MLIVNVLSEALLYLCFSILLGHFIINLVPENYRPEINISKGILLGAVLGIALFSFVPVLRIILYLSKGGLELGLTLQSVLTKFEVGKSWIKTGVLSIILFIFLLPIKMERKPLLSITGLILTLALIAALGMSSHASALSKWPGFFTHSIHFLAVSTWIGILFMVGWFSKNYDNWLKFLKWYTPLAVTCFLITVISGIALMTFVMNVKDYANTWPLSYGQALLIKHLTIIPLLVFAFINSILVRKKLAADSTFNPLSWVKLESVVVLLIFAVTGAMGQQSPPHDILRTIKTEGVSKLYGFFHSGEFSFPLHLTVGVGSIGLSLAALIFLLFIIFIFVKKASKGMSLFMSVLFIFTAYVALMFSIQ; this is encoded by the coding sequence ATGTTAATCGTAAATGTACTAAGTGAAGCATTACTATATTTATGTTTTTCTATACTGCTCGGACATTTTATTATCAATCTTGTACCTGAAAATTACCGTCCTGAGATTAATATCTCGAAAGGGATTCTCTTGGGGGCAGTTCTTGGAATTGCCCTTTTTTCCTTTGTACCTGTTCTAAGAATCATTTTATACTTATCAAAAGGCGGTTTGGAGTTAGGCCTCACACTGCAATCTGTGTTAACCAAGTTCGAAGTAGGGAAATCGTGGATTAAAACTGGGGTTCTCTCCATTATTTTGTTTATATTTTTACTACCCATCAAAATGGAACGAAAGCCGCTCCTTTCTATTACCGGGTTAATTCTGACACTGGCTTTGATCGCAGCACTCGGTATGTCCAGTCATGCGAGTGCACTATCCAAATGGCCAGGATTTTTTACTCATTCCATTCATTTTTTAGCTGTTAGTACATGGATTGGGATTTTATTTATGGTAGGCTGGTTCTCGAAAAACTATGATAATTGGTTGAAGTTTTTAAAGTGGTATACCCCGCTTGCTGTAACCTGTTTCCTTATCACTGTTATTTCCGGAATTGCCTTGATGACCTTTGTGATGAATGTAAAAGACTATGCTAATACTTGGCCATTATCCTATGGGCAGGCATTGTTGATTAAACACTTAACGATTATCCCCTTACTTGTTTTTGCGTTTATTAACAGCATTCTTGTTCGGAAAAAGCTGGCCGCTGATTCCACCTTTAACCCTTTATCCTGGGTGAAGCTAGAGAGTGTCGTTGTGTTGCTTATATTTGCTGTTACAGGAGCAATGGGGCAACAGTCGCCACCGCATGACATCCTTCGTACAATCAAAACAGAAGGAGTCTCCAAGCTATATGGCTTTTTTCATTCCGGTGAATTCAGTTTTCCATTGCATCTAACGGTTGGAGTGGGCTCTATCGGCTTGTCACTCGCAGCTCTCATTTTTCTTTTATTCATCATTTTCATTTTTGTCAAAAAGGCTTCAAAAGGTATGTCACTTTTTATGAGCGTTCTATTTATTTTCACAGCATATGTTGCCCTCATGTTTAGTATTCAATAA
- the kynB gene encoding arylformamidase — protein MRIYDVSRKLVNGMPVWPGDTPFQYEVSWPMEESGSVNVGRLELSIHTGTHVDAPFHFDNHGKRIIELDLSLYIGPARVVDMVGKSSIGLSDVKDLDLAGVTRVLFKTLAWNNPDVFPEKIPHIEAELAPFLAEKGIRLIGLDVPSVDPIDSKELLAHHSLNQNGIHILESLLLDEIEPGDYELIALPLPLVEGDGSPVRAVLRSI, from the coding sequence ATGAGGATTTACGATGTTTCTAGAAAGTTGGTAAATGGAATGCCGGTATGGCCTGGGGATACCCCTTTTCAATATGAAGTTTCGTGGCCGATGGAGGAAAGCGGCTCAGTAAATGTAGGTAGACTTGAATTGAGCATACATACAGGTACACATGTGGATGCCCCATTTCATTTTGATAACCATGGAAAAAGAATCATAGAGTTAGACCTATCATTATACATAGGACCTGCAAGAGTAGTTGATATGGTCGGAAAATCTAGTATCGGGCTATCAGATGTAAAAGATCTCGATCTCGCTGGTGTTACGAGAGTCCTATTCAAAACACTTGCTTGGAACAATCCGGACGTATTTCCTGAGAAGATTCCCCATATTGAGGCAGAGTTAGCTCCATTTTTAGCAGAGAAGGGAATTAGACTGATTGGTTTGGATGTTCCATCTGTTGACCCCATCGACAGTAAGGAGCTTCTAGCTCATCACAGCTTGAATCAAAATGGAATTCACATCTTAGAATCACTCCTCCTGGATGAAATTGAACCGGGAGATTATGAACTGATTGCATTACCTTTGCCTTTAGTGGAAGGAGACGGAAGTCCCGTCCGTGCGGTACTCCGGTCCATATAA
- a CDS encoding WG repeat-containing protein, producing MFESNRLLVNWIRSCLPIGSELQDVLRYADLDGDGINEVCGMYRYNRQLYLFVLKNYGGQYWFYYPYSPKIVYRAFQAISKHTEDRAVYLFTASLKQVGGTKWGYIDAKGKFVLPPIYDEARDFQENGLAIIRLGDQSGVIDSKGYFIVKPKYDTIQPFSEGRAIVNDSQGHKVIDESGKEITDKAYSVISPEYKEGRVSAALEDEHGQYLYGYLNKRGKEVIPLIYVSTSEFKDGKAIVKTKEGTFQLIDLTGKVLKSFPYAFVGNYGQGLLAFKKTQDGNFGYIDEEGRIVIEPRFTDAEPFIGGRAIVALSEGNEARYGLIDQKGHFIIKPNYNNLINLGGNRFAIGKERKPEQPCVRSIYALGDAEGHILTGFIFNEITSFEEGMASVSDDKHTFFIDKSGRRVNHLPLVNGSGTLQIEKTMIKSEVDMRLQYFSLNGDLIWKQNTIIPLAKQYFVLEQKYRPNKDYLVYYPQLRGIPNQATVNADLAKLAGVKPVPSHIQLESTYDGDFEITFFQKDLLVIEITGYDYVSCAAHGMPISKYAHINLKTGIMYQLKDLFKQGSSYVKIISELIREQIKTKEQYSYLFPDEYHGIKEDQPFFINDKGLNIYFNPYEIAAFAAGFPTFTIPFEVLKSIINHNGGFWKSFH from the coding sequence ATGTTTGAGAGTAATCGTCTTCTAGTGAATTGGATTCGTTCCTGCCTTCCCATAGGATCAGAATTACAAGATGTCCTTCGATATGCTGATTTGGATGGGGATGGAATCAATGAAGTGTGTGGAATGTACCGTTACAATCGTCAGCTCTATTTATTTGTGTTGAAAAACTATGGTGGACAATATTGGTTTTATTATCCGTATTCACCGAAAATAGTGTACAGAGCATTTCAAGCAATATCAAAGCATACAGAGGATAGGGCCGTTTATCTCTTCACTGCCTCGCTCAAACAAGTGGGTGGAACTAAATGGGGCTATATTGATGCAAAAGGAAAATTTGTCCTTCCTCCCATTTATGATGAGGCTAGAGATTTTCAAGAGAATGGTCTCGCCATCATTAGACTAGGGGATCAATCAGGTGTCATTGATTCAAAGGGATATTTTATCGTAAAACCAAAGTATGATACGATTCAGCCGTTTTCAGAAGGCCGAGCCATCGTTAATGATAGTCAAGGGCATAAGGTAATTGATGAAAGCGGCAAGGAAATCACCGATAAAGCCTATTCCGTTATTAGTCCTGAATATAAGGAGGGGCGTGTCTCAGCAGCCTTAGAGGATGAACACGGACAGTATCTATATGGGTACTTAAATAAAAGAGGTAAGGAGGTTATTCCTCTAATCTATGTTTCTACGAGTGAATTTAAAGATGGAAAAGCCATTGTAAAAACGAAGGAAGGGACTTTTCAGCTAATTGATTTAACTGGAAAGGTTCTAAAATCCTTTCCATATGCATTTGTGGGTAATTATGGCCAAGGTTTACTAGCGTTCAAGAAAACGCAAGATGGAAACTTTGGATATATCGATGAAGAAGGAAGAATCGTCATTGAACCTCGTTTTACTGATGCAGAACCATTTATAGGAGGGCGAGCCATTGTTGCTTTGTCTGAAGGTAATGAAGCACGCTACGGGTTAATAGACCAAAAAGGACATTTTATCATTAAACCGAACTACAATAATCTTATCAATCTAGGGGGAAATCGGTTTGCCATTGGTAAGGAAAGAAAGCCAGAACAGCCGTGTGTTCGATCTATTTATGCATTGGGGGATGCAGAAGGACACATTCTAACCGGTTTTATTTTTAATGAAATCACGTCTTTTGAAGAGGGGATGGCATCTGTATCTGATGACAAACATACATTCTTTATTGATAAAAGTGGAAGGCGAGTGAACCACCTGCCATTGGTTAACGGGAGTGGAACATTGCAAATAGAGAAGACAATGATTAAGAGTGAAGTCGATATGCGATTACAATATTTTAGTCTTAACGGTGATTTAATATGGAAGCAAAACACTATAATCCCCCTAGCCAAGCAATACTTCGTTTTAGAACAAAAATACAGGCCCAATAAAGATTATTTAGTTTACTATCCACAATTAAGAGGGATTCCCAACCAAGCAACCGTTAATGCAGACCTAGCAAAGCTTGCTGGTGTAAAGCCAGTACCGTCCCATATTCAATTGGAATCTACCTATGATGGTGATTTTGAGATCACTTTTTTTCAAAAAGATTTACTAGTAATTGAAATTACCGGGTATGATTATGTATCTTGTGCTGCGCATGGAATGCCTATTTCTAAATATGCTCATATTAACCTTAAAACTGGGATAATGTATCAGTTAAAAGATTTGTTTAAGCAAGGAAGCTCTTATGTAAAAATTATCAGTGAATTGATTAGAGAGCAGATAAAAACCAAGGAACAATATTCATACCTTTTCCCAGATGAGTACCATGGAATTAAGGAAGACCAACCCTTTTTTATTAATGACAAGGGGTTGAATATTTACTTTAACCCTTATGAAATTGCGGCTTTTGCAGCCGGTTTTCCTACATTTACAATTCCTTTTGAGGTATTGAAGAGCATTATTAATCATAATGGAGGCTTTTGGAAGTCATTTCATTAA